In the Coleofasciculus chthonoplastes PCC 7420 genome, one interval contains:
- a CDS encoding tetratricopeptide repeat protein yields MADGKTRLIGITGIGGLGKSTLAAKIYDEDSTEFDDKVWADISRIGFTELARRVLLKFGLSPETIEAIPEQSLGDALVNHLRQGRYLLVMDNLETLLQSDGEDNKNTSIRDESYRQFFYGWLECGGKSVVLVTTRERLDLPPIRCQWLSLLGLESVEGATLLQALGIRGTEEELVEFSQKVEGHPLLLTLVAGFLLEEEEVDPQIRYLQRYGLADISHLLTDDNLKGLHRGTVDIWMRRVLDESFGRISQRMQRLILGVCVYRIPFNSAMALAQIHSLSFERDLEVSQPQNKQERSSLDSSLDSPDSLSPPFEGGLGGSKRDNLDTKSIEKDLRQLVRRSLLQEERDKDGGRWFKFQPLIQEYAKCQAEDLTQAHQRAIDYYRLNLKQPPWKGIEDVTEYLEIFYHWCELKKYIPAFNILHYCHEFLKLRGYNQIQVRLYNRLIWEWNRSKSDWVFGSLLIDLGSAYSHLGEYPKAIDYDKQSLAIFKEIGNRTYVAISRLNLGNAYYFIGDYKKSIEYSQEALIFFKNNSGYIRDKKFLQNAIAVCLNNLGNSYRSLCEYRQSIEYHQKSLALFQENGDKSKSSKPLMNLGSVCLLLADYKQAIEYYKKSLALFQDNSDQGGIASSLDNLGVVYRYLGEYKKAIDYHKQSLVISQEIGNRLAIASSLYNLGAAYFSLGEYQCSIAYHQQALAIEQKIGDRCGMSHTFIGLGNTYSCLGEYQQATEYYQLSIVVCKEIGDCNSLAIAMDNLGVVYHDLGQHKIAIKFSQQSLAIQRQIGDRRGMANSLINLGNAYNCLGQYQDSIEFLMESLTIQQEIGNRSGIADALNNLGNTYSCLGQYQNSIEYYQQALAIQKEVGERCAIARCLNDLGNAYHSLEKYSLAIEYHQKSLVIFEKISHRYGIAVSLHNLGKVYNSLREYQQAIGYYQQALEIQHKIGTHSFMVETFIGLGNAYNRLGEYKQTIENYQQSLMIFKEIGNRHEIARTLQKLAQAYYQCGRVKEGFATAYQATQILQELELPLDAMPYPQWLKSTIKFAQRGKLHLVLCFMVGLIAFPFALLAFTTLILWRIIRASIKRPCQHQ; encoded by the coding sequence ATGGCGGATGGAAAGACTCGCTTAATTGGAATTACGGGTATCGGTGGGTTAGGAAAATCAACACTGGCGGCTAAGATTTACGACGAGGATAGCACAGAATTTGACGATAAAGTTTGGGCAGATATTAGCCGGATTGGGTTTACCGAGTTAGCGCGGCGAGTCTTATTGAAATTTGGACTATCTCCGGAAACCATCGAGGCGATACCTGAACAATCCCTGGGAGATGCATTAGTCAATCATCTACGTCAGGGGCGGTATTTGCTGGTGATGGATAATCTAGAAACCCTACTGCAATCTGATGGTGAGGATAATAAGAATACGTCTATTCGTGATGAATCCTATCGGCAGTTTTTCTATGGCTGGTTGGAATGTGGCGGCAAAAGTGTGGTGTTGGTGACAACGAGAGAACGGTTGGATTTGCCACCGATTCGATGTCAATGGTTATCCTTACTAGGATTAGAATCAGTGGAAGGGGCGACGTTATTACAGGCGTTGGGAATTCGGGGAACCGAGGAGGAATTAGTCGAGTTTTCCCAGAAGGTAGAGGGACATCCGTTATTATTAACGCTGGTGGCTGGGTTTTTATTAGAAGAGGAAGAAGTTGATCCGCAGATTCGGTATTTGCAGCGCTATGGGTTGGCGGATATATCCCATTTGTTAACGGATGACAATTTAAAAGGATTGCATCGGGGTACAGTTGATATCTGGATGCGGCGGGTGTTAGATGAGAGTTTTGGGCGGATTAGTCAGAGAATGCAGCGATTGATATTGGGAGTATGTGTTTATCGAATTCCCTTTAATTCAGCGATGGCGCTGGCGCAAATTCATAGTCTCTCTTTTGAACGGGATTTGGAGGTATCTCAACCTCAAAATAAGCAGGAAAGATCCTCTCTAGATTCTTCCTTAGATTCTCCAGATTCTCTTAGCCCCCCTTTTGAAGGGGGGTTGGGGGGATCTAAAAGGGACAACCTCGATACCAAAAGCATTGAGAAAGATTTGCGTCAGTTGGTGAGGCGTTCTCTACTACAGGAAGAGAGAGATAAAGATGGGGGGCGATGGTTTAAGTTTCAGCCATTGATTCAGGAGTATGCGAAATGCCAAGCGGAAGATTTAACCCAGGCGCATCAACGGGCGATTGATTATTATCGTTTAAATCTTAAACAACCTCCTTGGAAAGGAATAGAGGATGTAACCGAATACTTGGAAATATTCTATCACTGGTGTGAACTTAAAAAGTATATTCCAGCTTTCAACATTCTGCACTACTGCCATGAGTTTTTAAAGTTGCGTGGGTATAATCAGATTCAGGTTAGATTGTATAATCGATTAATTTGGGAGTGGAATCGAAGCAAATCAGATTGGGTATTTGGTTCATTACTTATAGATTTAGGAAGTGCTTATTCTCATTTAGGAGAATACCCAAAAGCCATAGACTATGACAAGCAGTCTTTAGCCATATTTAAGGAAATTGGCAATCGCACTTATGTTGCTATTTCTCGGCTGAATTTGGGGAATGCTTATTATTTTATAGGAGACTATAAAAAATCAATAGAATACTCTCAGGAAGCTTTAATTTTTTTTAAAAACAATAGTGGTTATATTAGGGATAAGAAGTTCTTACAAAATGCAATTGCTGTTTGTCTGAATAATTTGGGAAATTCTTACCGTTCACTATGCGAATATCGACAATCGATTGAATACCATCAAAAATCTTTAGCTTTATTTCAAGAAAATGGTGATAAAAGTAAATCTTCTAAACCTTTGATGAATTTGGGGAGTGTTTGCCTTTTATTAGCAGACTATAAACAAGCAATTGAATACTATAAAAAATCTTTAGCTTTATTTCAAGACAATAGTGATCAAGGTGGAATCGCTAGTTCTTTGGATAACTTAGGCGTGGTTTACCGTTATTTAGGAGAATATAAAAAAGCGATAGATTATCATAAGCAGTCTTTAGTGATTAGTCAAGAAATAGGAAATCGTCTTGCAATTGCTAGTTCTTTATATAATCTAGGTGCTGCTTATTTTTCTCTAGGAGAATACCAATGTTCAATAGCATACCATCAACAAGCTTTGGCAATTGAACAAAAAATAGGCGATCGCTGCGGTATGTCACACACCTTCATAGGTTTGGGTAATACTTATAGTTGCTTAGGAGAATACCAACAAGCAACTGAATATTACCAGCTATCTATAGTAGTTTGTAAAGAAATCGGTGATTGTAATAGTCTGGCTATTGCCATGGATAATTTGGGTGTTGTTTATCATGACTTAGGACAACACAAAATTGCCATAAAATTTTCTCAACAATCTTTAGCAATTCAACGGCAAATCGGTGATCGCCGTGGTATGGCTAATTCCTTAATAAATTTAGGCAATGCTTATAACTGCCTAGGACAATACCAAGACTCTATTGAATTTTTAATGGAATCCTTAACGATTCAACAAGAAATTGGCAATCGCAGTGGTATTGCCGATGCTCTAAATAATTTAGGTAATACTTATAGTTGCTTAGGACAATACCAAAATTCAATTGAATACTATCAGCAAGCTTTAGCGATTCAAAAGGAAGTCGGAGAGCGTTGTGCAATTGCTAGATGTCTGAATGATTTAGGCAATGCTTACCATTCCCTAGAGAAATACTCACTAGCTATTGAATATCATCAGAAATCTTTAGTGATTTTTGAAAAAATTAGTCATCGCTATGGCATTGCTGTTTCTCTACATAATTTAGGCAAAGTTTACAATTCTCTAAGAGAATATCAACAAGCAATTGGATACTATCAACAAGCTTTGGAGATTCAACATAAAATAGGCACTCACAGTTTTATGGTAGAGACATTCATCGGTTTGGGTAATGCTTATAATCGCTTAGGAGAATACAAACAAACCATTGAGAATTATCAGCAGTCGTTGATGATTTTTAAAGAAATCGGAAATCGCCATGAGATTGCCAGAACTCTGCAAAAATTAGCTCAAGCCTATTATCAATGCGGTAGAGTAAAGGAAGGATTTGCTACCGCTTATCAAGCCACCCAAATATTACAAGAACTGGAGCTTCCCCTTGATGCGATGCCTTATCCCCAGTGGCTCAAATCAACAATTAAATTTGCTCAACGGGGTAAACTGCATCTAGTCTTATGCTTCATGGTTGGATTAATCGCATTTCCCTTTGCCCTACTTGCATTTACCACCCTAATCCTATGGCGAATCATCCGCGCCTCCATCAAGCGTCCGTGTCAGCACCAATGA
- a CDS encoding Ycf66 family protein, with the protein MLPYVLALVIGLGSFAYYMAAFFFPEVHRKSDFVWSGVGFFYALVLWVCAGRITGAVLLSQIASVSLLGWLGWETLTLRRQLALPEAQTEISPQVQQKIVGSGIFQLAKSLVVQPVARRFQKPPVTPTPVATPEPATEPATPETEIATAETEIGESFPETVTEITEEIKPPEVSDVPVSSSTEGTEEAVTEPVMADITESAEVTETDETTSTEQVQESVVETTPPEAIEEIAPEESLSETPAAEPTITEPTVAETPVEEPTVTETPTTENPIEPTNPPKQRGGISGFFNNLLGKSKEKPAKPQEPQTVSEDIPPSPEPERPESSQPDTSLQESPTPSQDMEETAVAEEPLTVDTSPVTDTSPPEPELPQNQDSQPPETPEEFADSEQLIRPTPPQPEPVDEVNPSPESESLETPDADITPEAPLSPSAEPMDEGDSKTQQPQNSENPPQ; encoded by the coding sequence ATGTTGCCATACGTCCTCGCGTTGGTTATCGGTCTTGGTAGCTTTGCCTATTACATGGCAGCATTCTTTTTTCCCGAAGTCCACCGTAAAAGCGACTTTGTATGGAGTGGTGTAGGATTTTTCTACGCCCTCGTCTTGTGGGTGTGCGCCGGACGGATTACGGGGGCGGTACTCCTGAGTCAAATCGCTAGTGTATCCCTATTGGGATGGTTAGGCTGGGAAACCTTAACCCTGCGACGACAGTTGGCTTTACCCGAAGCCCAAACCGAAATTTCGCCCCAAGTTCAGCAGAAAATCGTTGGTTCTGGGATATTCCAATTGGCAAAAAGTCTAGTGGTTCAACCCGTCGCCCGAAGATTCCAGAAACCGCCCGTGACGCCAACCCCAGTCGCGACACCAGAACCTGCAACCGAACCCGCCACGCCAGAGACGGAAATCGCCACAGCAGAAACGGAAATTGGTGAATCCTTCCCAGAAACAGTGACAGAGATAACAGAGGAGATTAAACCGCCAGAAGTAAGCGATGTTCCTGTGTCTTCTTCCACAGAGGGAACAGAGGAAGCCGTCACAGAACCCGTAATGGCGGATATTACCGAATCGGCGGAAGTTACGGAAACCGATGAAACAACGTCAACAGAACAAGTTCAAGAATCGGTAGTGGAAACAACCCCACCAGAAGCGATAGAGGAGATTGCGCCAGAAGAGTCTCTATCTGAAACTCCCGCAGCAGAACCAACGATAACTGAACCCACTGTTGCTGAAACTCCTGTAGAAGAACCAACGGTAACTGAGACACCAACAACAGAGAATCCTATCGAACCCACGAACCCACCCAAACAACGCGGGGGAATTAGTGGATTTTTCAATAATCTCTTGGGTAAAAGTAAAGAGAAACCCGCTAAACCACAGGAACCCCAGACAGTATCGGAGGATATTCCCCCCTCACCCGAACCAGAACGCCCTGAATCCAGTCAGCCAGATACCTCACTCCAGGAATCCCCAACTCCGAGTCAGGATATGGAAGAGACAGCCGTAGCCGAGGAACCCCTAACTGTTGACACTTCCCCAGTCACAGACACATCACCACCGGAACCAGAACTCCCCCAAAACCAAGACAGCCAACCTCCAGAAACTCCAGAAGAATTCGCCGACTCGGAACAACTCATCCGCCCAACTCCACCCCAACCGGAACCAGTAGACGAGGTGAACCCTTCCCCAGAATCAGAATCCTTAGAGACTCCAGACGCAGACATTACCCCAGAAGCGCCCTTATCCCCCTCGGCTGAACCCATGGATGAAGGTGATTCTAAAACTCAACAACCTCAAAATTCAGAAAATCCTCCCCAGTAA
- the ileS gene encoding isoleucine--tRNA ligase: protein MTEAKSYKDTVNLPQTQFSMRANAVKREPELQKYWQDQQIYQRLSQTNPGDSFILHDGPPYANGALHIGHALNKILKDIINKYKLLQGYKVRYVPGWDCHGLPIELKVLQAMDAEERQALTPIKLRRKARKFALKTVDQQRQGFQRYGVWGDWDHPYLTLTPEYEAAQIGVFGQMVLKGYIYRGMKPVHWSPSSQTALAEAELEYPEGHTSRSLYAAFPLTKATDSVEAKLKPYLVDLGVAIWTTTPWTIPGNLAVAVNPELTYAIVEVSEKSASQEAEKSSKPSKTKAKGFAPTQDEDSLESESADFDTEAEGFKYLIVAAELVERLSQTLDKDLTVKTTLKGQELDQCTYRHPLFDRESPIVIGGDYITTESGTGLVHTAPGHGQEDYIVGQRYNLPIISPVDGNGDFTTEAGPFAGLNVLRNANPAVIDALKEAGSFLKEENYIHKYPYDWRTKEPTIFRATEQWFASVDGFREEVMKAIQSVNWIPSQGENRITAMVSERSDWCISRQRSWGVPIPVFYDEETNEPLLTEETIAHVQGIIAEKGSDAWWELPVTELLPESYRNNGRTYRKGTDTMDVWFDSGSSWAGVVQEREELSYPVDMYLEGSDQHRGWFQSSILTSVATNGCAPYKSVLTHGFVLDEQGRKMSKSVGNVVDPATIIEGGKNHKQEPPYGADMLRLWVSSVDYSVDVPIGQGILKQLSDIYRKIRNTARFLLGNLHDFDPAKNAVAYEQLPELDRYMLHRITEVFGEVTEAFDSYQFFRFFQTVQNFCVVDLSNFYLDMAKDRLYISHPDSVRRRSCQTVLAIALENLARSIAPVLCHTAEDIWQYLPYPTPYKSVFESGWVQLDETWKKPELVEKWTRLRAIRTEVNKVLEQARAEKMIGSSLEAKVLLHVPDTQLRQQLRKLNPSGIPRLWLQTPKPELMVMGEEPEAALASETLSLDTGEQEWNVNQILSTVLTTLRQVFSENQRVWLTVGVVVGVPITLKVTATVLASIARLPLLADMLQLVGVGYSGWFVNRYLLRAPNRQELAEKARSLKTEVLGEGSPQPEPETAEPEAAPPAPVQPQPRILGERFTVLSNGVDELRYLFLASQVEVLDSPDAIENADYRSQSEQVWVGIVKAEGEKCDRCWNYSPFVGKIIEHPTICERCRAALAGQW, encoded by the coding sequence GTGACAGAAGCTAAATCCTACAAAGACACCGTAAACCTGCCCCAAACCCAATTTAGTATGCGGGCAAACGCGGTCAAACGGGAACCGGAACTGCAAAAATATTGGCAAGACCAACAAATTTATCAGCGACTGTCACAGACGAATCCCGGTGATAGTTTCATCCTGCATGATGGTCCCCCCTACGCGAATGGGGCGTTGCATATTGGACACGCCCTGAATAAAATTCTCAAAGATATCATCAATAAGTATAAGCTGCTGCAAGGGTATAAAGTTCGCTACGTCCCCGGCTGGGATTGCCATGGCTTACCCATTGAACTGAAAGTCCTGCAAGCCATGGACGCCGAAGAACGCCAAGCCCTAACCCCGATAAAACTGCGGCGCAAAGCCCGAAAATTTGCCCTGAAAACCGTTGATCAGCAACGCCAAGGGTTTCAACGCTATGGTGTATGGGGAGACTGGGATCATCCTTACCTAACCTTAACCCCCGAATACGAAGCCGCCCAAATTGGCGTATTTGGTCAGATGGTGCTAAAAGGGTATATCTATCGGGGAATGAAACCTGTTCATTGGAGTCCCAGTTCCCAAACCGCCTTGGCAGAAGCGGAGTTAGAATATCCGGAAGGACATACCTCCCGTAGTCTTTATGCCGCATTTCCCCTGACCAAAGCCACGGATTCAGTGGAAGCGAAGCTAAAACCCTATTTAGTAGATTTGGGCGTAGCAATTTGGACAACTACCCCCTGGACAATTCCCGGTAACTTAGCCGTGGCGGTGAATCCCGAACTCACCTACGCGATTGTAGAAGTGTCGGAGAAATCAGCCAGTCAGGAGGCGGAGAAATCCTCGAAACCAAGTAAGACAAAGGCAAAAGGATTTGCCCCCACTCAAGACGAGGACTCCCTAGAATCAGAATCAGCCGACTTCGACACAGAAGCTGAAGGGTTTAAATACTTAATCGTAGCGGCGGAATTAGTGGAACGCCTCTCTCAAACCCTGGATAAAGACCTAACCGTCAAAACCACGCTAAAAGGACAGGAATTAGACCAGTGTACCTATCGTCATCCCCTGTTTGACCGGGAAAGTCCGATTGTAATTGGTGGCGATTACATTACCACAGAATCGGGCACGGGATTAGTTCATACCGCACCCGGTCATGGTCAAGAAGATTATATCGTCGGTCAGCGCTACAATTTACCGATTATCTCTCCCGTAGATGGAAATGGAGATTTTACCACCGAAGCGGGACCCTTTGCTGGGTTAAATGTACTGCGGAATGCGAATCCTGCGGTGATTGACGCCCTGAAAGAGGCGGGTTCGTTCCTGAAAGAAGAAAACTACATCCATAAATATCCCTACGATTGGCGCACCAAAGAACCAACTATCTTCCGGGCGACGGAACAATGGTTTGCGTCGGTGGATGGCTTCCGGGAAGAAGTGATGAAAGCAATTCAATCCGTTAATTGGATTCCTTCCCAAGGTGAAAACCGGATTACCGCCATGGTGTCGGAACGTTCCGATTGGTGTATCTCCCGCCAACGGAGTTGGGGTGTACCGATTCCGGTGTTTTATGACGAGGAAACAAATGAACCCCTGCTAACCGAAGAAACCATCGCCCACGTCCAAGGGATTATTGCCGAAAAAGGGTCAGATGCGTGGTGGGAATTGCCCGTAACTGAATTATTACCCGAATCCTACCGAAATAATGGTCGCACCTACCGCAAAGGCACCGATACGATGGATGTCTGGTTTGACTCCGGTTCCTCTTGGGCGGGAGTTGTGCAAGAACGTGAGGAATTATCCTACCCTGTCGATATGTACCTGGAAGGGTCAGACCAACATCGGGGCTGGTTCCAATCCAGTATCCTCACCAGTGTGGCGACAAATGGTTGTGCGCCCTATAAATCGGTATTAACCCACGGCTTTGTTCTGGATGAACAAGGACGTAAAATGAGTAAATCTGTGGGGAATGTGGTAGACCCGGCGACAATTATTGAAGGCGGAAAGAATCATAAACAGGAACCGCCGTATGGTGCAGATATGCTGCGGCTGTGGGTGTCTTCGGTGGACTATTCGGTGGATGTTCCCATTGGTCAAGGAATACTGAAACAGCTTTCCGATATTTATCGCAAGATTCGCAATACAGCGCGATTTTTATTGGGGAATTTGCATGATTTTGACCCGGCTAAAAATGCCGTGGCGTATGAACAGTTACCGGAATTAGACCGTTATATGCTGCACCGGATAACGGAGGTGTTTGGTGAGGTGACTGAGGCGTTTGACAGTTATCAGTTTTTCCGCTTCTTCCAAACGGTGCAGAATTTCTGTGTGGTGGATTTGTCTAACTTTTATTTGGATATGGCAAAAGACCGCCTGTATATTAGTCATCCCGATTCGGTACGACGACGCAGTTGTCAGACGGTATTAGCGATCGCATTGGAAAATTTAGCCCGATCAATCGCCCCTGTATTATGCCATACAGCAGAAGATATTTGGCAATATCTGCCTTATCCCACACCTTATAAATCGGTGTTTGAGTCGGGATGGGTGCAGTTAGATGAAACCTGGAAAAAGCCGGAATTGGTGGAGAAATGGACAAGGTTACGGGCGATTCGCACCGAAGTAAATAAGGTATTAGAACAAGCCCGGGCGGAGAAAATGATAGGTTCTTCTCTAGAAGCGAAAGTCTTGCTTCATGTCCCCGATACGCAATTACGCCAACAGTTGCGGAAATTAAACCCCAGTGGGATTCCCCGCCTGTGGTTGCAAACCCCGAAACCGGAACTGATGGTGATGGGGGAGGAACCAGAAGCCGCATTAGCTTCAGAAACGCTGTCCTTAGACACAGGGGAACAAGAGTGGAATGTTAATCAAATTCTGTCCACTGTCTTGACGACACTACGCCAGGTGTTCAGCGAAAATCAGCGCGTATGGTTAACGGTGGGAGTCGTGGTAGGGGTACCGATTACCTTAAAAGTAACCGCAACCGTATTAGCTTCGATCGCCCGTTTACCCTTATTGGCTGATATGTTGCAACTGGTGGGAGTGGGCTACAGTGGTTGGTTTGTCAATCGCTATTTACTCCGCGCCCCCAATCGGCAAGAATTAGCAGAAAAAGCGCGATCGCTAAAAACTGAGGTATTGGGTGAAGGTTCTCCCCAACCGGAACCCGAAACGGCGGAACCTGAAGCCGCACCCCCAGCGCCAGTACAACCCCAACCCAGAATTCTAGGGGAACGGTTTACGGTTCTCAGTAACGGGGTAGATGAGTTGCGCTATCTATTTTTAGCCTCCCAAGTTGAGGTGTTAGATTCCCCGGATGCGATTGAAAATGCGGACTATCGCAGTCAGTCGGAACAGGTTTGGGTAGGGATTGTCAAAGCTGAAGGAGAAAAGTGCGATCGTTGCTGGAATTATTCACCTTTTGTGGGTAAAATTATCGAGCATCCCACGATTTGCGAACGGTGTCGGGCGGCGTTGGCGGGTCAATGGTAA
- a CDS encoding eCIS core domain-containing protein — translation MQEAQQQKPSFIPPAPAPKDSATGFAPPRFPVQSQAKQPSASGKVTRAYSSYDRDLIQAKLLEGMDEAMPRQAQMQAIQPKDAHGEAEDGVQLKDNGEAVQHKSPQDIAGDGFRGTPRQLPHLDKIQQFFGQDLSHIQAYMGKEAAAASQRLGAAAYTCGNRIAFAKTPSVGLAAHEAAHVMQQQSGKVQLSGGMGQVGDKYEQHADAVADAVVAGKSAEPLLGEYTGDTAIAPSMPSVMAQAENAPRQPSAIGQDVWASAEVKLIDERNFGSALAGRGGNLGSEGTYYINPRISATLGATQGKFQGTPRLFLGDKTVGSHVRLMVSNPQTEQRVFGGGHEGYKFTATYTLKNAKTWETPNMNFNFGVHNRRQLEGSLGASGSLPIKKLLPVEANANIGTNFSSEQDFKANIEEFSLGGTNSYYAHTHKISLYISSAGNAGGEEIESGGDGNHTPDGVYVSQKVESKNVEADDGSHSYITYHEKPRVNMPLQK, via the coding sequence ATGCAGGAAGCTCAACAGCAGAAACCTTCGTTTATTCCACCCGCCCCTGCGCCCAAAGATAGTGCTACAGGGTTTGCACCACCGCGATTTCCTGTACAGTCGCAAGCCAAACAACCGTCGGCTTCTGGAAAGGTGACTCGCGCTTATTCGAGTTATGACCGAGATTTAATTCAGGCAAAGCTGCTTGAGGGAATGGATGAGGCGATGCCAAGACAGGCACAAATGCAAGCCATCCAGCCCAAAGATGCCCACGGTGAAGCTGAGGATGGGGTGCAACTTAAAGACAATGGGGAGGCGGTGCAACACAAGTCACCCCAAGACATTGCCGGGGATGGATTTAGGGGAACACCGAGACAATTACCACATCTGGATAAAATCCAACAGTTCTTTGGTCAAGACTTATCCCATATTCAAGCTTATATGGGGAAAGAGGCGGCAGCGGCATCTCAGAGGTTGGGGGCGGCGGCTTATACCTGTGGGAATCGGATTGCCTTTGCTAAGACTCCGAGTGTAGGGTTAGCCGCCCATGAAGCTGCCCACGTTATGCAGCAACAATCAGGGAAAGTGCAACTTTCTGGTGGAATGGGGCAGGTGGGGGATAAGTATGAACAGCACGCCGATGCCGTAGCCGATGCCGTGGTAGCCGGGAAATCGGCTGAACCTTTGTTAGGAGAGTATACAGGAGACACTGCGATCGCGCCGTCGATGCCTTCAGTGATGGCACAAGCGGAAAATGCACCGCGACAACCGAGTGCGATCGGGCAAGATGTTTGGGCATCCGCAGAGGTCAAATTGATTGATGAGAGAAATTTTGGCAGTGCTTTGGCGGGAAGAGGCGGAAACTTAGGCAGTGAGGGAACCTATTACATTAATCCTAGAATCTCTGCTACATTGGGCGCAACCCAAGGTAAATTCCAAGGAACACCACGATTGTTTCTCGGTGACAAAACCGTTGGTAGCCACGTTCGGTTAATGGTTTCCAACCCACAAACAGAGCAAAGAGTTTTCGGGGGAGGACATGAAGGATACAAGTTTACTGCCACCTACACATTAAAGAATGCTAAAACCTGGGAAACACCTAACATGAATTTCAACTTTGGCGTTCATAATCGTCGGCAACTCGAGGGAAGTCTCGGTGCTTCTGGAAGCTTGCCAATTAAAAAACTGCTTCCTGTAGAGGCAAATGCCAATATTGGCACCAATTTCAGCAGTGAACAGGATTTTAAGGCAAATATTGAAGAGTTTTCTTTAGGCGGAACCAACAGCTACTATGCTCACACGCATAAGATTTCTCTGTACATAAGTTCTGCGGGGAATGCAGGTGGAGAAGAAATTGAATCCGGAGGTGATGGAAATCATACTCCAGACGGCGTTTATGTCTCTCAAAAAGTTGAGAGTAAGAACGTTGAGGCTGATGATGGTAGCCATAGCTATATCACTTACCATGAAAAACCAAGAGTGAATATGCCATTACAAAAATAA
- a CDS encoding WG repeat-containing protein, protein MLPIIQRDKYGYINSTGQIIVKPQFEEAGFFSEGLAWVRIGDKSGFIDTTGQIIIEPQFDSASSFSEGLAAVGIGGKIGYINKTGKLVIPPQFDTTYRFCEGLASVAINGKWGYIDKTGKIIIQPQFHKARDFSEGLALVRLGKQSGYIDQRGQFVIESPLSLDRSFSEGLAVVRSGVEWGYIDKTGQIAIDLQFRQAFDFSEGLAVVVTGPPVREGPLEMADLTWGYVDKTGQMVIKTEFDEVKDFSEGLAAVAVGEKWGYINKSGQIIIEPQFDFASEFSQGLAWVTIDSKPGYIDNTGRYIWTPAN, encoded by the coding sequence TTGCTTCCGATTATTCAGCGTGATAAATATGGTTATATAAACTCAACGGGGCAGATTATTGTTAAACCCCAGTTTGAGGAGGCTGGGTTTTTCTCGGAAGGGCTAGCATGGGTCAGAATTGGGGATAAGAGTGGCTTCATTGACACAACTGGGCAGATTATTATTGAACCACAGTTTGATAGTGCTTCTTCCTTTTCCGAAGGACTAGCTGCTGTAGGTATTGGTGGTAAGATAGGCTATATTAACAAGACTGGCAAACTGGTTATCCCACCACAATTTGATACAACGTATCGGTTTTGCGAAGGGCTAGCTAGTGTCGCGATTAATGGTAAGTGGGGCTATATCGATAAGACGGGCAAGATAATTATCCAACCGCAGTTTCATAAAGCTAGAGACTTTTCCGAAGGACTGGCATTAGTCAGGCTTGGCAAACAATCAGGTTATATCGACCAAAGGGGGCAGTTTGTTATTGAGTCACCTTTGAGTTTAGATAGAAGTTTCTCCGAAGGTTTGGCAGTGGTGAGATCGGGTGTCGAGTGGGGCTATATCGACAAGACTGGACAAATCGCTATTGATTTACAGTTTAGACAGGCTTTTGATTTCTCTGAAGGGTTAGCTGTCGTAGTCACAGGTCCACCTGTTCGGGAAGGACCACTAGAAATGGCCGATCTGACTTGGGGCTATGTTGATAAAACAGGTCAGATGGTGATTAAAACGGAGTTTGATGAAGTCAAAGACTTTTCTGAAGGGCTAGCTGCTGTAGCCGTGGGTGAAAAGTGGGGCTATATTAATAAAAGTGGGCAGATCATAATCGAGCCTCAATTTGATTTTGCCAGTGAATTTTCCCAAGGATTGGCATGGGTGACAATTGACAGCAAGCCAGGTTATATCGATAACACAGGAAGGTACATTTGGACTCCCGCGAACTGA